One Malassezia vespertilionis chromosome 6, complete sequence genomic window, GCCCAATTAATGGCTGCCGTGCGGTGCGATGCAGCGGGCAGCTTTACTGGCGCGGCGATCATCGACACCACAATTTCATAAACCAGTACTTTGTGGTTTGTGCCGGCACCATTGTTCCGTTCAAATTGATGTCGTCTGTGCGCTCAGCAACCTCGCGTCAGAACGAAGGTATTTTGTACAAGCGTGTGGACCCACTTATTTTGCTCCGTGACGCGTACATCTACACGGGCACCACTGGCGACTCGTCGAAGGATATCAACGCAGGTCTAGgctcctcgcgccgcgtccgGACCATGTCCAGCGTGGGCGAGCCACAAATTCCGCGTCTTTTCAAAGACGGTCTTGGCAGCATCGATAAGGACGACGATTGTACGTTTGtgttgcgcgtgcgcatggGCCACGACAGTTTATCTGCGCATCAGAATGTGTATCGTCTAGCGCGCGGAAAATCAGTCGATGCAGACGCCGAGTTTATTCCTAGCTTGTCGGACCATGGGTACGGGCAACTCATTTTCCGCGCCAAGACCACGATCGAACGCGATCTTTGGGTGCGTGCCATTGCGCTGGAAATTGagtccttggcgcgctcggAAATAGACCGGGATGTCACGATCCGCAAACGCGGAAATATTTATTGAAATACATGTACTATCAGCATAGCAGGCATTATGCCATAGACTTGGGTCGCTTTGCCCCGTACTTGGACCGAGACGTTGTTCGTCCAACTACGCCGCCAAAATCAAGTGCACCACGCACAAGGGTATACCGCACACCGGGCACATCCTGCACACGGCCTCCTCGCATAAGTACAACACTGTGCTCCTGTAGATTGTGACCCTCTCCGGGGATGTACGCAGTCACTGTGCGTCCGTTGGAGAGGCGAACACGCGCCATTTTACGAATCGCCGAGTTGGGTTTCTTCGGTTTCGAGGTAAAGATCTTGGTGCAGACACCTTTCACAAAAGGACACCCTTCCAATGCAGGTACGCGGTTCACCGGTGGTCGGTGCGGCCGtcgtgcaccgcgcatTGCTTGCTGCAACGTCACGGATAGACGCGCCGAAGTAGTGAACTGACGCGGCGCTACCGGGAcacagctcgagcgcatgaCAGAAAACGTACAGGCTGCTGCTACCGCTGGTTTGCACGCAGCAAGAAGCAcgctccgcggcgcgcgtaCGCTTGCAGCAGTGCGGAACAGTGCTGGCCACATGGTGCTAAAAAGAAGAATGGGCAAGTGACGACCTTGGAATCACGTGCTACAACACTACatccgtgcgcgacgctgggTCCAGCGGAATGTGCCTTGGCGCTTCTCTGCCTCCACGAGATCGTGCAGTTCCTGACGCAATGTCGCCTTGACCACTTTGCCAGTGGCATTCCTGGGCAGCGGTTCTTCTCGAATCCATACGTACTCGGGCACTGCGTGCGGTGGCAGCGTCAGCGCGGCTTGGTCAACGATTGCCTGGGCAGAGGGACGATTGCCTGGTCCTGCAACACAGATAGCAGCAATGCGTTCGCCAAGACGCTCGTCCTTGATGCCTACTACGGCAGCGTCCGAAAGCTGCTGGCTGCGCATCACTGCATCCTCGACAATGACGCAGCTCACAttctcgccgccgcggatGACCATATCTTTAATACGGTCAAGGATATACAGGAAGCCTTCGCTGTCGATTTTGCAACGATCGCCCGTACGAAAGTAGCCATCAGCACGGAATGCCTCGTCGGTAGCTTCCTTGTTGTTGTAGTAGCCGCGCGCAACATTCGGCGAGCGAATCAAAAGTTCGCCTTCGTGGCCCGGCGGCAAAAACTCGCCCGTCTCAGCGTCCATGACACGTACTTCAACGATGGGTACAGGCACACCAACCGAGTTGGGATGCAGAGGATACGAATCGCCAACAATACACATCACACCCGAGTTTGTCTCGGTAAGCCCATAGCCGTGGACGCCATTTATTGCATCATTTACTTTTTTTCCAACAGAGGGAAGAtcctgcggcggcgcagcgccgccgacagTATAGCTCGTGAGCGATGATAAATCTGCACCGCTCTTGATAATCTCGCTTACCATAAACCCAATACCAATCATGCTCGTGACACTCTCGCGCTGAATTATATCGGTAGCTGCTTTGGGGGTGTACTTTTGGATCATAACGTTTGTGCTTCCAAACAAGACAGAACTAATGACAAGACTCTGCATTCCCATGACGTGGAAAAAGGGAACGAGGCACAATGTCTTTCGTTCCGGCATTAAATCCAGAGGAGGGAATCCGTTCATCATTTCAAATATGGGGCGCACAAGGTAAAGCAAACCGATGTACAAGCTGGAAAGCGCTTGTTCACTCGACGAC contains:
- a CDS encoding uncharacterized protein (BUSCO:EOG092653KS; EggNog:ENOG503P2WN; COG:J); the encoded protein is MRSSCVPVAPRQFTTSARLSVTLQQAMRGARRPHRPPVNRVPALEGCPFVKGVCTKIFTSKPKKPNSAIRKMARVRLSNGRTVTAYIPGEGHNLQEHSVVLMRGGRVQDVPGVRYTLVRGALDFGGVVGRTTSRSKYGAKRPKSMA
- a CDS encoding uncharacterized protein (EggNog:ENOG503Q511; TransMembrane:2 (i262-278o298-317i); COG:I), with amino-acid sequence MQISPPSVFSALDKRILEDPNCPVKVSKESSNASGTRLSLPYSSLRHYWLDNSANYSQKVYVVTERNRATFGEARHATIALAHGLQAQYGVKKGDRVAIMMRNTVEFVLVFWATQILGAIAAPMNAFQTAEVSAKCINMIGTKFLFCDNQVWNHLQPYFDRMFKGEMYPGGTEPQPVLEQVAVVAQRDLAPAAPCSKRPWVSGPKTHPQIHDWDKLMNGWNSLGERHTTDFASISLEDPALIMFTSGTTALPKAVLSSSEQALSSLYIGLLYLVRPIFEMMNGFPPLDLMPERKTLCLVPFFHVMGMQSLVISSVLFGSTNVMIQKYTPKAATDIIQRESVTSMIGIGFMVSEIIKSGADLSSLTSYTVGGAAPPQDLPSVGKKVNDAINGVHGYGLTETNSGVMCIVGDSYPLHPNSVGVPVPIVEVRVMDAETGEFLPPGHEGELLIRSPNVARGYYNNKEATDEAFRADGYFRTGDRCKIDSEGFLYILDRIKDMVIRGGENVSCVIVEDAVMRSQQLSDAAVVGIKDERLGERIAAICVAGPGNRPSAQAIVDQAALTLPPHAVPEYVWIREEPLPRNATGKVVKATLRQELHDLVEAEKRQGTFRWTQRRARM